One part of the Humulus lupulus chromosome 9, drHumLupu1.1, whole genome shotgun sequence genome encodes these proteins:
- the LOC133799786 gene encoding spermidine hydroxycinnamoyl transferase-like, producing MTPKDIHVDDVVITINCYSQCMLLVPSLCSQYIDTPNFTSSRKAQLISLCPSLSHVSLPSSRDVPNMMLSIKRNLMVTPAESTWTGIQSLSEWDQIGCTTNARAIYFYGPTPTPTPFQTITETLIDSLSQVLVHFYPLAGRLRSFDNGRFELLCNGHGATFVAAELNADLVDFGADNYFTPTPDFDRFLFPYINETLPIHELPLLLLQLTKFRCGGLCLSFTSSHITTDGLSAANFMTEWARLAQGLPLRNAPVLDKKAFRVGEPGATPRFDHSKDFCNMPFLLKQPTPEELEKMKTTMVTLKLTNEQVEKLKKMSNQDSQINAKTSRPYTRYEALTAYIWRCSSKARKHQHEQPTACLITIDSRKRIQPPLPFWFFGNGVFDITASCNAGELLSKPLSHGASKVRSAIEMVTSDYVLSAIDFLKCQENLTEFQYSYKSSTNGGANYGGNPNIGVINWMNLPFEGIDFGWGKEIHFGPANHEVDGDTWLLRGGDEAKSLLIVVCLLVEHVEAFKKHFYDDINCSPAETLYSFSDGLDKELMLG from the coding sequence ATGACACCGAAAGACATCCACGTCGACGACGTCGTCATTACAATCAATTGTTATTCTCAGTGCATGCTTTTGGTGCCATCCCTCTGTTCTCAATATATAGACACCCCAAACTTTACATCATCAAGAAAAGCACAACTTATTTCTCTCTGCCCTTCTCTTTCTCACGTCTCTCTGCCTTCCTCTCGTGACGTTCCAAACATGATGTTGAGCATCAAGAGAAATCTGATGGTGACTCCGGCTGAATCAACTTGGACTGGGATTCAGTCCTTATCAGAATGGGATCAAATTGGTTGCACCACCAATGCGCGTGCAATCTATTTCTATGGGCCAACCCCAACCCCAACACCATTCCAAACGATAACTGAAACCCTTATCGATTCCTTGAGCCAGGTTCTAGTGCATTTCTATCCATTGGCTGGTCGTTTGCGCTCCTTCGACAATGGTCGCTTTGAGCTCCTATGCAACGGCCACGGTGCCACATTCGTTGCAGCCGAGTTGAACGCAGATTTGGTTGATTTTGGAGCAGATAACTACTTCACACCCACTCCGGACTTTGATCGTTTCCTTTTCCCATACATAAATGAGACTCTCCCAATTCATGAACTACCTCTTTTATTGCTGCAACTCACTAAATTCAGGTGCGGTGGTTTATGCCTAAGCTTTACCTCCTCACACATCACCACTGACGGACTAAGTGCCGCAAACTTCATGACCGAGTGGGCACGACTAGCACAAGGTCTGCCATTACGAAACGCGCCAGTTTTGGACAAAAAGGCATTTCGAGTGGGAGAGCCGGGGGCCACACCGCGCTTTGATCACTCAAAAGACTTCTGTAATATGCCCTTTTTGTTGAAACAGCCTACTCCAGAAGAGCTTGAGAAGATGAAAACTACAATGGTCACGCTAAAACTTACGAACGAGCAAGTGGAGAAACTGAAAAAGATGTCGAATCAGGACTCTCAAATCAACGCTAAAACGTCAAGACCATACACGCGTTATGAGGCCTTAACGGCTTATATTTGGAGATGCTCGAGTAAAGCGCGGAAGCACCAGCATGAACAGCCTACAGCGTGTCTCATAACAATCGACTCCCGAAAGCGTATTCAGCCGCCGTTACCGTTCTGGTTCTTCGGTAACGGAGTGTTCGACATCACGGCTAGCTGCAATGCCGGAGAGTTGCTATCTAAGCCGTTAAGTCACGGAGCGAGTAAGGTACGTTCGGCGATTGAGATGGTGACAAGCGATTACGTGTTGTCAGCAATTGATTTTCTAAAATGTCAAGAAAACTTGACAGAGTTTCAATACTCGTATAAATCGTCAACTAACGGAGGAGCCAATTATGGAGGGAATCCGAATATTGGGGTCATAAACTGGATGAACTTGCCCTTTGAGGGCATTGATTTCGGGTGGGGAAAGGAGATCCATTTTGGTCCGGCTAATCACGAAGTTGACGGTGACACGTGGTTACTTCGTGGTGGTGATGAAGCTAAGTCACTCTTGATTGTGGTTTGTCTTCTGGTAGAACACGTCGAAGCTTTCAAGAAACACTTCTACGACGACATTAATTGCTCGCCAGCAGAGACATTGTACTCATTCTCGGACGGACTTGATAAGGAATTGATGTTAGGTTGA